From one Mya arenaria isolate MELC-2E11 chromosome 4, ASM2691426v1 genomic stretch:
- the LOC128232746 gene encoding integrator complex subunit 12-like, translating into MASLDLDPVFVKALKLLHSRSKDSGAQLKQMLDDAIAQRQGQVKPKTSSSDTEKSSEKSSSKHSSSSRRDEEYSKKAEKRSSDKTKSGSEASPEVPAKKARLDDSHRDKDSSREKHSDREKDKDRERDKDKERSKKDKDSKEKEKERRERKEREREKEREKEKAKKEELEKEREREKQRMKEKEKQKKTEKKVEDDSSTEEELDKSMDADDFAIGLGISCVVCKQFDVMPGNQLVECQECHSLYHQECHRPAVIEQDVNDPRFVWYCSRCEKTMKKMVGKTQKSKSGVSAATPEKLEKPVSKPSKSEPTSLFAFNRRETKLSTSSSKESSTSGSAKPLSGLASLAANLSGQSKSSSQKTDPVKSSSSKADSSKSSNSQSKPESTSKSSSSSSSSSSSSSKSSDHVKSSSGKSDSKSKSDSEKSSSEKSKDKDKGKSDQKPFHRPSQDTKVTSRASPDASKMFGGQKSSSDSSKMLKSQSTSALSSLNSASKSSSSSASSSSNQGGQNSVVNADKRLQMMKKKAAAKLTEKRSSTK; encoded by the exons ATGGCTTCTCTAGACCTGGATCCGGTGTTTGTAAAAGCCCTAAAGCTCTTACACTCGCGTAGTAAGGACTCCGGGGCACAGCTTAAACAGATGCTAGATGATGCTATAGCACAGAGGCAAGGGCAGGTGAAGCCTAAG ACAAGCAGTTCAGATACTGAGAAGTCATCAGAAAAGTCTTCATCAAAGCATTCAAGCAGTTCTAGGAGAGATGAGGAGTACAGTAAGAAGGCGGAGAAACGGTCCAGTGATAAG ACTAAAAGTGGGTCAGAGGCCTCACCAGAAGTGCCCGCTAAGAAGGCTCGATTGGACGACTCTCATCGGGACAAAGACTCGTCCAGAGAAAAACACTCAGATAGGGAAAAAGATAAAGACAGGGAAAGGGACAAAGATAAAGAGAGGTCCAAGAAGGATAAGGATTCAAAAGAGAAAGAGAAAGAAAGGCGGGAAAGAAAAGAGCGGGAAAGAGAAAAAGAGCGGGAAAAAGAAAAG GCAAAAAAAGAGGAGCTAGAAAAAGAAAGGGAAAGAGAAAAACAGAGAATGAAGGAGAAAGAAAAGCAGAAAAAGACAGAAAAGAAAGTGGAGGACGACTCTTCGACGGAGGAAGAACTGGATAAAAGTATGGATGCGGATGATTTCGCCATCGGGCTAGGGATATCGTGTGTAGTGTGCAA GCAGTTTGATGTGATGCCAGGAAATCAGCTGGTTGAGTGTCAAGAATGCCACAGTCTATACCACCAG GAGTGTCATCGGCCAGCAGTCATAGAACAGGACGTGAATGACCCGCGATTTGTGTGGTACTGTTCTCGCTGTGAGAAAACCATGAAGAAGATG GTTGGTAAAACTCAGAAGTCCAAATCTGGAGTGTCTGCCGCAACCCCGGAGAAGCTTGAAAAGCCTGTGTCGAAACCTTCCAAGTCAGAACCCACAAGTCTGTTTGCCTTCAACAGGCGGGAGACCAAACTC aGCACATCATCGTCTAAAGAGAGTTCCACATCTGGTTCTGCGAAGCCTCTTAGTGGACTAGCCAGTCTGGCAGCTAACTTGTCAGGCCAGTCTAAGTCAAGCAGTCAGAAAACTGACCCAGTGAAATCATCCAGCTCGAAAGCTGACTCTTCCAAGTCGTCTAACAGTCAGTCAAAGCCTGAATCTACTTCAAAATCTTCAAGTTCATCTTCGTCTTCATCAAGTTCTTCATCAAAATCGTCAGATCATGTTAAGTCTTCATCTGGAAAATCAGATTCTAAATCTAAGTCTGATTCAGAGAAATCTTCGAGTGAAAAGTCGAAAGATAAGGATAAAGGTAAGTCTGACCAGAAGCCTTTCCATCGACCTTCACAAGATACCAAGGTCACCTCACGGGCATCTCCTGATGCTTCAAAGATGTTTGGTGGACAAAAATCGTCTTCTGATTCcagtaaaatgttgaaatctcagtCAACATCTGCTTTATCATCTTTGAATTCAGCGAGTAAATCGTCTTcgtcatcagcatcatcatcgtCTAACCAGGGTGGTCAGAATTCTGTTGTAAATGCGGATAAAAGACTGCAAATGATGAAGAAAAAAGCTGCTGCCAAATTGACTGAGAAAAGATCGTccacaaaataa